A single window of Candidatus Zixiibacteriota bacterium DNA harbors:
- a CDS encoding amidohydrolase, giving the protein MTKHDPVAAQIMAAARKIAKTQVGWRRHLHQYPELSNREFKTTAWLKDQLTGMRLALLPLKMKTGVLAELRGKKGGPVVAIRSDIDALPIVERSGVPYESKHPGCMHACGHDVHMATVLGAAAVLSELRDLLPGTVRFVFQPAEEMPPGGARPMIAAGALRGVSMIFGLHVDPHLSTGRISLRDGATMASVFDFDLIIRGRGGHAARPHAAVDAIVVAAEIVTSIQTIVSREIDPVEPIAVTFGEIGGGTARNVIAEEVRLVGTARSLSTTAFKRLPALIGRTAKGICQARGATFELRPVAEYPVLSNHPRANRILARSFEGMFGKGKLEETPRVLGGEDFACYLEHVPGAMFRLGTMNKKIKADKPWHSPEFAVDEAAMPVGTAVLAASALDAIGGTR; this is encoded by the coding sequence ATGACCAAACACGACCCTGTCGCCGCCCAAATCATGGCCGCCGCACGAAAGATCGCGAAAACACAAGTCGGGTGGCGTCGCCACCTTCATCAATATCCGGAGCTTTCCAACCGGGAGTTCAAGACCACGGCGTGGTTGAAGGACCAGCTCACAGGCATGAGGCTTGCGCTTCTGCCGCTGAAGATGAAGACCGGTGTGCTGGCTGAGCTGCGCGGAAAGAAAGGCGGGCCGGTGGTCGCCATCCGCAGCGATATCGATGCGCTGCCGATTGTCGAGCGCTCGGGTGTGCCGTACGAGTCGAAGCATCCGGGCTGCATGCACGCGTGCGGACATGACGTCCACATGGCAACGGTATTGGGGGCGGCGGCGGTCTTGTCCGAGCTGCGTGACCTGCTGCCCGGGACGGTCCGGTTTGTCTTTCAGCCGGCGGAAGAGATGCCGCCGGGCGGGGCGCGACCGATGATAGCGGCCGGCGCGTTACGGGGCGTTTCCATGATATTCGGCCTTCATGTCGACCCGCATCTTTCCACCGGCAGGATCAGCCTGCGCGACGGCGCCACGATGGCGTCGGTTTTCGATTTCGACTTGATCATACGCGGGCGCGGCGGTCATGCGGCGCGTCCGCATGCAGCCGTGGATGCTATCGTCGTCGCAGCGGAGATCGTGACGTCGATACAGACGATCGTATCGCGGGAGATTGACCCGGTGGAGCCGATCGCGGTGACGTTTGGGGAGATCGGCGGCGGAACGGCGCGCAACGTGATCGCCGAGGAAGTCCGGCTCGTGGGAACGGCTCGAAGTCTGTCGACGACCGCGTTCAAGAGACTGCCGGCGTTGATCGGTCGCACCGCGAAAGGCATCTGTCAGGCGCGCGGCGCGACATTCGAGCTTCGACCGGTTGCCGAGTACCCGGTACTTTCGAATCACCCTCGCGCTAACAGGATTCTGGCCCGTTCATTCGAAGGGATGTTCGGCAAGGGGAAACTGGAAGAGACGCCACGGGTACTGGGCGGCGAGGATTTCGCCTGTTATCTGGAGCATGTCCCCGGCGCCATGTTTCGACTCGGTACGATGAACAAGAAGATCAAGGCGGACAAGCCGTGGCACTCGCCGGAGTTTGCCGTCGATGAGGCGGCCATGCCGGTGGGCACCGCGGTGCTGGCGGCATCGGCACTCGACGCGATAGGCGGCACACGATGA
- a CDS encoding CdaR family protein encodes MRKLLDNFWLKLTAIALGLLVWLHVATEKDYSYEMRLPVTDVALGDSLTLASPPPDTLTVTVSATGKQLLRQKWRDRGLRINASQYTTGRHQVALTANNVALVGLTGELALEDVVGPKQVTLNIDILADITLPVTPNFIAEADEGYAIVTPFSISPDSAILFGPRSVIRRFHDIATEAKQLKGLRDDVVFTLALDSPPMHGLSVAPESVTVNLHVMPVKTRVFESVPVRIFNAPPNQEVASQPATVRIEITGPPSDVDLLETGVVTASANYRARAKSGKAGLKVDCPPAFRIRSVSTDSVRIVTSPESDADAGH; translated from the coding sequence ATGCGGAAGCTGCTCGACAATTTCTGGCTGAAACTGACGGCGATTGCCCTTGGATTGCTGGTCTGGCTGCATGTGGCGACGGAGAAAGATTACTCCTACGAGATGCGGCTGCCGGTGACGGATGTCGCGCTTGGGGATTCGCTGACGCTGGCATCGCCGCCGCCGGACACGCTGACGGTCACCGTCTCGGCGACAGGGAAACAGCTCCTGCGCCAGAAGTGGCGGGACCGCGGCCTGCGAATCAATGCCTCGCAATACACGACGGGGCGGCACCAGGTCGCGCTGACGGCGAATAACGTTGCGCTGGTCGGACTGACCGGCGAACTCGCGCTGGAGGACGTGGTCGGACCAAAGCAGGTGACGCTCAATATCGATATACTCGCCGACATCACCCTGCCCGTGACGCCCAATTTCATAGCTGAAGCCGACGAAGGTTACGCTATCGTGACGCCGTTTTCCATCTCGCCGGATTCGGCTATTCTGTTCGGACCGCGTTCGGTGATCCGCCGGTTCCACGATATCGCAACCGAAGCAAAGCAGCTCAAGGGTCTTCGCGACGACGTGGTGTTCACGCTGGCGCTGGACAGTCCGCCGATGCACGGGCTGTCGGTTGCGCCCGAGTCCGTGACCGTGAATCTGCATGTCATGCCGGTGAAGACACGCGTTTTCGAGTCCGTGCCGGTTCGCATATTCAACGCCCCGCCGAACCAGGAAGTCGCGTCACAGCCGGCAACGGTTCGGATCGAGATTACCGGCCCGCCGTCGGATGTCGACCTTCTGGAGACAGGGGTCGTAACTGCATCAGCCAACTACCGCGCCCGGGCGAAATCCGGCAAGGCGGGTCTGAAGGTTGACTGTCCTCCCGCGTTCAGAATCCGGAGCGTTTCCACGGATTCGGTTCGCATCGTAACGTCCCCGGAGAGCGATGCTGACGCTGGGCATTGA
- a CDS encoding metal ABC transporter permease has translation MNEYWELTIRFFSLADANVRWVAAGSILLGAAAGSLGAFAYLQRRSLLGDTLSHAALPGVGAAFLLAGHKSLPVLLVGAALSGWAGALAVNAITRLSKIKQDAALGIVLTVFFGLGVVLLTHIQKSGAGTQAGLDKFLFGQAAALSGGDVALLAAVAAVLLFMLTAGFRSFKIISFDPAFAASIGMPTGLLQFLLTTMLVVAVTIGLQAVGVVLMAALLITPAAAARQWTDRLALMVVLAGIFGAAAGLLGAWVSFLAPRLPTGPWVVVVISLIFLVSILFAPERGVLSRLRRHRNGREKIVREHILKALFKSGESTQDWSGAHAVRDLEPVWSFSPRELNSGLRHLERRALIQRHNGHYRLTESGIAEGARIIRRHRLWELYLTTYLDLAGDHVHRDADEFEHVMTPEMEAQLDELLNRPEYDPHHQTIPNIGREGVS, from the coding sequence ATGAACGAGTACTGGGAACTGACCATTCGCTTTTTCTCGCTGGCCGACGCCAACGTGCGCTGGGTTGCCGCCGGCTCGATCCTGCTGGGCGCCGCTGCAGGTTCACTCGGCGCGTTTGCCTACCTGCAGCGCCGCTCGTTGTTGGGCGACACTTTGTCCCACGCGGCGCTGCCCGGTGTCGGTGCGGCCTTCCTGCTGGCCGGGCACAAAAGCCTCCCCGTCCTGCTCGTGGGCGCCGCTCTCTCCGGCTGGGCCGGAGCGCTCGCCGTCAACGCCATCACCCGACTCAGCAAAATCAAGCAGGATGCCGCGCTTGGCATCGTCCTCACCGTCTTTTTCGGACTGGGTGTGGTGTTGTTGACCCACATCCAGAAAAGCGGCGCCGGTACGCAGGCCGGTCTCGACAAGTTTCTGTTCGGACAGGCCGCCGCCCTGAGCGGCGGCGATGTCGCTCTGCTCGCCGCCGTCGCCGCCGTCCTGCTCTTCATGCTGACCGCCGGCTTTCGCTCCTTCAAGATCATTTCCTTCGACCCCGCTTTCGCCGCATCGATCGGCATGCCGACCGGCCTGCTTCAGTTTCTGCTCACCACCATGCTCGTGGTCGCCGTGACGATCGGACTGCAGGCCGTCGGCGTCGTGTTGATGGCGGCTCTCCTGATCACCCCGGCTGCCGCCGCTCGACAGTGGACCGATCGCCTGGCCCTGATGGTTGTACTCGCGGGAATATTCGGCGCCGCGGCCGGCCTGCTCGGCGCATGGGTGTCCTTTCTGGCGCCGCGCCTTCCTACCGGCCCGTGGGTCGTCGTTGTCATCTCGCTCATCTTCCTCGTCTCGATATTGTTCGCCCCCGAACGCGGCGTCCTGTCGCGCCTCCGACGGCATCGAAACGGACGCGAAAAAATCGTCAGAGAACACATCCTCAAAGCTCTGTTCAAGTCGGGCGAATCAACTCAGGACTGGTCCGGCGCGCATGCCGTCCGCGATCTCGAACCGGTATGGTCGTTCTCTCCACGCGAACTCAACTCGGGACTCCGACACCTGGAACGACGCGCCCTGATTCAACGGCACAACGGCCACTACCGACTCACCGAGTCCGGGATTGCCGAAGGCGCCCGGATCATCCGGCGCCACCGCCTCTGGGAGCTGTACCTGACAACGTACCTCGACCTCGCCGGCGACCACGTCCACCGCGACGCCGATGAGTTTGAACATGTCATGACACCCGAAATGGAAGCGCAGCTCGACGAGCTGCTCAACCGTCCGGAGTACGACCCGCACCACCAGACCATACCGAATATCGGTCGGGAGGGAGTCTCATGA
- a CDS encoding metal-dependent transcriptional regulator translates to MLTAAQQDYIEVIYRLEQDAGDTGVRVTAIADALGTRLPTVSRTVRKLAILKLVTHDARREVALTAGGRRIAREIVHRHEDLVRFFVLVLGLSENEAERDACQIEHGLSGKASQRLHEFLEHVQQLTADKRRVVTGYLRTASPKARDFENLPDRRIDGWRK, encoded by the coding sequence ATGTTAACGGCCGCCCAGCAGGACTATATCGAAGTGATCTATCGGCTTGAGCAGGACGCGGGCGACACCGGCGTGCGCGTGACCGCGATCGCCGACGCGCTCGGCACGCGCCTGCCGACCGTCAGCCGCACCGTGCGCAAACTCGCGATCCTGAAACTGGTCACCCATGACGCCCGCCGGGAAGTGGCGCTCACCGCCGGCGGCCGGCGCATCGCACGCGAAATCGTTCACCGCCACGAAGACCTCGTGCGCTTTTTCGTCCTCGTCCTCGGCCTCAGCGAAAATGAGGCCGAGCGCGATGCCTGCCAGATCGAACACGGACTGTCCGGCAAAGCCTCGCAGCGACTCCACGAGTTCCTCGAACATGTGCAGCAACTGACCGCCGATAAACGCCGCGTCGTCACCGGCTACCTGCGTACGGCCAGCCCGAAAGCCAGGGACTTTGAAAACCTGCCGGACCGTCGCATCGACGGGTGGCGAAAATAA
- a CDS encoding endonuclease V produces the protein MYSDNTGPATDQRPPRGGMHEWPETIAEALAIERRLAERVVVGPNRETPASIAGIETAYGTGATRIYASAVLLRYPSLEEIGRSSAWKEVVFPYVPGLFYFREGPAVLEALANLPSRPDVALVHGHGRSHMRRCGMASMIGVVMDLCTIGCSRRLLAGRHRPVATGRGSCESIRIERETVGYALRTKEGVKPLYISAGHRCDLSDARRLVWQSLTGFRLPEPMRLAHLLANKYKRHMEDRKYPDHQSEG, from the coding sequence ATGTACTCGGATAATACAGGCCCGGCGACGGATCAACGGCCGCCGCGGGGCGGGATGCACGAGTGGCCGGAGACGATCGCTGAGGCGCTGGCGATCGAGCGGCGGCTGGCGGAGCGGGTTGTGGTCGGTCCGAATCGAGAAACGCCGGCGTCGATAGCAGGTATAGAGACCGCGTACGGTACCGGGGCGACCCGGATATACGCATCGGCGGTCCTGCTTCGGTATCCCTCCCTGGAAGAAATCGGGCGGTCATCGGCGTGGAAAGAAGTTGTGTTCCCGTACGTTCCCGGATTGTTTTACTTTCGAGAGGGCCCGGCGGTGCTGGAGGCGCTGGCGAACCTGCCGAGCCGGCCCGACGTTGCACTGGTACATGGGCATGGCAGATCGCACATGCGCCGATGCGGGATGGCCAGTATGATCGGCGTCGTTATGGATCTGTGCACAATCGGGTGCAGCCGCCGGCTGCTGGCGGGGCGACACCGGCCCGTTGCCACCGGACGAGGAAGTTGCGAGTCCATCCGGATCGAGCGGGAGACGGTCGGCTATGCGCTTCGGACGAAGGAAGGCGTCAAACCCCTGTATATCTCGGCGGGACACCGGTGCGATTTGTCCGACGCCCGGCGGCTCGTGTGGCAGTCTCTTACGGGCTTTCGGCTGCCGGAGCCGATGCGATTGGCCCATTTGCTCGCAAACAAGTATAAACGACATATGGAAGACCGGAAGTATCCCGACCACCAGTCGGAGGGCTGA
- a CDS encoding zinc ABC transporter substrate-binding protein, which yields MKFRALVTVVALAILAVAGCGPEPQQNASTRLKVVATTGMIGDAVRLIGGDKVELAVMMGPGVDPHLYKATSGDIDRFNHADVILYNGLHLEAKLTDVFRKMSRQKTVVAIADALDSAELRYPTGAEGQPDPHIWFDLVLWRQAVAQVTETLAAADTANAEYFRANGKVYDDSLAALHDWVVQQIATIPADSRVLVTAHDAFEYFGRRYGLEVRGLQGISTVTEAGLHDITSMVDFLAGRAIKAVFVESSVPRNTIEAVVDGCRERGHTIAIGGELFSDAMGSAGTPEGTFAGMVRHNVNTIVTSLR from the coding sequence ATGAAGTTCCGTGCTCTCGTAACCGTCGTCGCACTCGCGATTCTGGCTGTCGCGGGCTGCGGCCCCGAACCGCAACAAAACGCGTCCACGCGTCTGAAAGTCGTCGCCACGACTGGTATGATCGGCGACGCCGTGCGCCTGATCGGCGGCGATAAGGTAGAGCTTGCCGTGATGATGGGTCCCGGCGTCGATCCCCACCTCTACAAAGCAACCAGCGGCGATATCGACCGCTTCAACCACGCCGACGTCATTCTCTACAACGGCCTGCATCTCGAAGCGAAACTCACCGACGTCTTCCGGAAAATGTCCCGCCAGAAGACCGTGGTAGCTATCGCCGATGCGCTGGACAGCGCCGAGCTTCGCTACCCGACCGGCGCCGAGGGCCAGCCCGATCCGCACATCTGGTTCGATCTGGTGCTTTGGCGGCAGGCGGTGGCGCAGGTCACCGAAACGCTCGCTGCAGCCGACACCGCCAACGCCGAATACTTCCGGGCCAACGGCAAAGTATACGACGATTCGCTCGCCGCCCTCCATGACTGGGTAGTCCAGCAGATCGCAACCATCCCGGCCGACAGCCGCGTGCTGGTGACCGCCCACGACGCCTTTGAATACTTCGGTCGGCGCTACGGACTCGAAGTCCGCGGACTTCAGGGTATCTCCACCGTCACCGAGGCCGGCCTGCACGATATCACATCGATGGTGGACTTTTTGGCAGGTCGCGCCATCAAGGCCGTTTTCGTGGAGTCATCGGTACCCCGAAACACGATTGAGGCGGTCGTCGACGGCTGCCGCGAACGCGGCCACACGATAGCCATCGGCGGCGAGCTGTTCTCCGATGCCATGGGCTCTGCCGGGACTCCCGAGGGCACCTTTGCAGGAATGGTCCGCCACAACGTCAACACAATCGTAACGTCGCTGAGGTAA
- the tsaD gene encoding tRNA (adenosine(37)-N6)-threonylcarbamoyltransferase complex transferase subunit TsaD — protein sequence MLTLGIETSCDETSVAVVDSGRRVLSNAILSQSVHTRFGGVVPEVASREHVRTILPIYRQALADAGVGRDDIQLIAATMGPGLVGPLLVGLSFAKGMAWGLNLPFVAVNHMEGHLAANLLAAPDLNDNHLTLIVSGGHTMLVHVRSFGEYEIMGRTVDDAAGEAFDKVAKVMGLGYPGGAALDALAKTGDRKYVRFPRAMRHDGYRFSFSGLKTAVTQYLDKLPEAERESRLADIAASFQEAVVEVLVDKTVQAAQERQISDVTISGGVAANSRLREVMQQKLSRAGKRFFVPPLSLCTDNAAMIAAAGYFRYRKWGKTEFVVDAVPYLPLD from the coding sequence ATGCTGACGCTGGGCATTGAGACATCGTGCGATGAGACATCGGTGGCCGTGGTCGACAGCGGCCGGCGGGTGCTGTCGAACGCGATACTCTCGCAGAGCGTGCACACCCGGTTCGGCGGCGTGGTACCCGAGGTTGCCAGCCGCGAGCACGTTCGCACGATCCTGCCTATCTACCGTCAGGCGCTGGCCGATGCCGGGGTCGGTCGCGACGACATTCAACTGATCGCCGCCACGATGGGTCCGGGGCTGGTCGGGCCGCTTCTGGTGGGGTTGTCGTTCGCGAAAGGGATGGCGTGGGGGCTCAATCTGCCGTTTGTAGCCGTAAACCATATGGAAGGGCACCTGGCCGCCAACCTGCTGGCGGCGCCGGATCTGAATGACAATCACCTGACGCTGATCGTCTCGGGCGGGCATACCATGCTGGTCCATGTGCGGTCGTTTGGGGAGTATGAGATCATGGGTCGCACGGTCGATGATGCGGCGGGCGAGGCGTTCGATAAGGTCGCCAAGGTGATGGGGCTGGGCTATCCGGGCGGCGCGGCGCTCGACGCCCTGGCAAAAACGGGCGACCGGAAGTACGTGAGGTTTCCGCGCGCGATGCGGCACGACGGATACCGGTTCTCATTTTCCGGTCTCAAGACGGCCGTGACACAGTATCTCGACAAACTCCCCGAGGCAGAGCGGGAAAGCCGTCTGGCCGATATCGCCGCCTCGTTTCAGGAGGCGGTGGTAGAGGTCCTTGTGGACAAGACCGTTCAGGCGGCGCAGGAACGACAGATTTCCGATGTCACGATTTCGGGCGGCGTGGCGGCGAATTCCCGTCTTCGCGAGGTGATGCAGCAGAAGTTGTCGCGGGCCGGCAAGCGGTTCTTCGTCCCTCCGCTGTCTCTGTGCACCGACAACGCCGCGATGATCGCGGCGGCGGGGTATTTCCGGTATCGGAAGTGGGGCAAGACCGAGTTTGTGGTCGACGCGGTACCGTACCTGCCGCTCGACTAA
- a CDS encoding metal ABC transporter ATP-binding protein produces MGTTAAPPIEVHDLTVAYRKKPVLWDIDFELPEGALVGLVGPNGAGKSTLIKAIMGLLPVLSGYVRIYGQSLEAQRELVGYVPQRETVDWDFPVNALDVVTMGRYGRMGLFARPSQRDYEIAMACLDKVGMADFARRQISQLSGGQQQRVFLARALTQDASIYLMDEPFAGVDAATEQAIIDLLKDLKTRQKTVMVVHHDLNTAEEYFDYIMLLNMRLVKFGPTAEVFTPENLRLTYGGKLQLLTQAAEKMARQA; encoded by the coding sequence ATGGGCACCACCGCCGCGCCCCCCATCGAGGTGCACGATCTCACCGTCGCCTATCGCAAGAAACCCGTTCTCTGGGATATCGATTTCGAACTGCCCGAAGGAGCCCTGGTCGGACTGGTCGGTCCCAACGGCGCCGGAAAGTCCACCCTGATCAAGGCCATCATGGGTTTGTTGCCCGTGCTCTCCGGCTACGTACGCATCTACGGCCAGTCCCTCGAAGCACAACGGGAGCTGGTCGGTTACGTCCCGCAGCGCGAAACCGTGGACTGGGACTTTCCGGTAAATGCCCTCGATGTCGTCACTATGGGGCGGTACGGGCGCATGGGCCTGTTTGCTCGACCCTCCCAACGCGACTACGAAATCGCCATGGCGTGTCTCGACAAAGTCGGCATGGCCGATTTCGCCCGCCGCCAGATTTCCCAGCTCTCCGGCGGCCAGCAGCAACGCGTGTTTCTGGCCCGCGCCCTCACACAGGACGCCTCGATCTACCTCATGGACGAACCCTTCGCCGGCGTCGACGCCGCCACCGAGCAGGCCATCATCGACCTGCTCAAGGACCTGAAAACCCGGCAGAAAACCGTCATGGTCGTCCATCACGACCTCAACACGGCCGAAGAGTACTTCGATTACATCATGCTGTTGAATATGCGCCTGGTGAAATTCGGGCCGACCGCCGAGGTCTTCACCCCGGAAAACCTCCGCCTCACGTACGGAGGCAAGCTCCAGCTGCTGACACAGGCGGCGGAGAAGATGGCCCGCCAGGCATAA
- a CDS encoding TIGR03960 family B12-binding radical SAM protein, translating to MRTRLDHTFFPFVIKPGRYAGGEIGQIVKDPAGRTCYLHAYPDKYELGQSYVGLQTLYHLVNRDERFLCERVFAVDADAEALMRQKQIPLFSLESSRPASEFDAIGFTLVDETVYTNVLNMIDLAGLPIHSDQRSDEHPIVMAGGPGVFAPEPLAPFIDLFYIGDGEVGLPHMLALLHEMKRASRLEKLERLCRDVEGVYIPAFYDDNRAPRVDFAPPRITARLVPELKPEYYPRQPLVPLVEIAHEHLGIEIMRGCPQGCRFCMAGPIYKPVRHRPVGDILAQVQQQLDATGYSEVTLLSLSSSDYPQIEELAQKLSRRLEAYGASLSLPSLRPGTISTGLLAAVNRMRVGSLTIAPEAGTERLRLFIRKDFPDRAIYDTVRLAFDTSVNTIKLYFMVGLPTETQDDLLGIVDMCRTIHGIARDYAGKRNIIVTLSPFVPKPHTPFQWDESVPEKELFERIQFVRRKLRTSTTTVRHNSTILAKLVTIIGRGDRTVAGAIEAAFRKGCRFDAWTEHFQWDRWQEAFAETGIDIEQNLRAIGFDRPLPWDHIHKGPSKDHLREERQRTSLKLRDYVPVQPGEATVEQEVDSAGAFGRGKKKLAARTLVQPTKTKIRIRWGRTDRFKYMSHLDTLRLLERSIRRARLPVAYSQGFNPTMKLSFGPPLTVGYTSDAELVEITMDQVFSPPMLEQLRRAIPPGIELYEARVVHAKSASLTSILNRARYRIDAAYWSDTGLLGEQVAALVSRDTVVVHRKGKDATKEVDIRPAVYEVKLTDDALELLLGIGEGGYARPGEVLEQLTDGLTVPTEAVTCHRTGLYRVIDEQTMVEGLQA from the coding sequence ATGAGAACTCGACTCGACCACACTTTTTTCCCCTTTGTCATCAAGCCCGGTCGATACGCCGGCGGCGAAATAGGCCAGATCGTCAAGGACCCCGCCGGGCGGACGTGTTATCTCCATGCATATCCGGACAAATATGAGCTGGGGCAGTCGTATGTCGGGTTGCAGACGCTGTACCATCTCGTGAACAGGGACGAGCGGTTCCTGTGCGAACGGGTGTTTGCGGTGGACGCCGACGCCGAGGCGTTGATGCGCCAGAAGCAGATTCCCTTGTTTTCGTTGGAGTCTTCCCGGCCGGCTTCGGAGTTCGATGCGATCGGATTCACGCTGGTTGACGAGACGGTGTATACGAATGTTTTGAACATGATTGATCTGGCGGGGCTGCCGATTCACAGCGATCAGCGCTCCGACGAGCATCCGATCGTGATGGCGGGCGGGCCGGGCGTGTTCGCGCCCGAGCCGCTGGCGCCGTTTATCGACCTGTTCTATATCGGTGACGGCGAGGTCGGCTTGCCGCACATGCTGGCGCTGCTCCACGAGATGAAAAGGGCGAGCCGACTCGAGAAGCTGGAACGGCTGTGCCGCGACGTGGAGGGGGTGTACATACCGGCATTTTATGACGACAATCGCGCGCCGCGCGTGGATTTCGCTCCCCCGCGCATCACCGCGCGCCTGGTGCCGGAGCTGAAGCCGGAGTATTACCCCCGGCAGCCGCTGGTGCCGCTGGTTGAAATCGCGCATGAACACCTCGGGATCGAGATCATGCGCGGCTGCCCGCAGGGATGCCGCTTCTGCATGGCGGGGCCGATATACAAACCGGTGCGTCATCGCCCGGTCGGCGATATTCTCGCGCAGGTTCAGCAGCAGCTCGACGCGACCGGGTATTCGGAAGTGACGCTTTTGTCGTTGTCGTCGTCGGATTATCCGCAAATCGAGGAGCTTGCGCAGAAGCTGTCGCGACGGCTGGAAGCGTACGGCGCATCGCTGAGCCTGCCCTCGCTTCGACCGGGAACGATCAGTACGGGGCTGCTTGCTGCGGTGAACCGGATGCGTGTGGGCAGCCTGACGATCGCCCCGGAGGCGGGGACCGAGCGGCTTCGCTTGTTCATTCGCAAGGACTTTCCCGACCGGGCGATCTACGACACGGTGCGGCTCGCGTTCGATACGAGTGTCAACACGATCAAGCTTTATTTCATGGTGGGGTTGCCGACCGAGACGCAGGATGATTTGCTCGGTATCGTCGACATGTGTCGCACGATCCACGGTATCGCCCGGGACTACGCGGGCAAGCGCAACATAATCGTGACGCTGTCGCCGTTTGTGCCGAAGCCGCACACACCGTTCCAGTGGGACGAATCGGTTCCGGAGAAGGAGTTGTTCGAGCGCATACAGTTTGTCCGTCGGAAGCTTCGCACGAGTACGACGACCGTTCGGCACAACAGCACCATTCTTGCGAAGCTGGTAACGATAATCGGGCGCGGCGACCGCACGGTGGCCGGGGCGATCGAGGCTGCCTTCCGCAAGGGCTGCCGGTTCGATGCCTGGACGGAGCATTTTCAGTGGGACAGGTGGCAGGAGGCATTCGCGGAGACCGGAATCGACATCGAGCAGAACCTGCGTGCGATCGGATTCGACCGTCCCCTGCCGTGGGACCATATCCACAAAGGGCCATCGAAAGATCATCTTCGCGAGGAACGCCAGCGCACGTCGCTCAAACTGAGGGACTACGTACCGGTGCAGCCCGGCGAAGCGACAGTGGAACAGGAAGTCGATTCGGCGGGGGCGTTCGGTCGCGGCAAGAAGAAGCTCGCGGCGCGCACGCTGGTACAGCCGACGAAGACGAAGATACGCATTCGCTGGGGGCGCACCGACCGGTTCAAGTACATGTCGCATCTCGATACGCTGCGGTTACTGGAGCGATCGATCCGGCGCGCCCGTCTTCCGGTCGCATACTCGCAGGGCTTCAACCCGACCATGAAGCTGTCATTCGGACCGCCGCTCACGGTCGGGTACACGTCGGACGCCGAGCTGGTGGAGATCACGATGGACCAGGTGTTTTCGCCGCCGATGCTGGAGCAGCTTCGCCGCGCCATTCCGCCCGGTATCGAGCTTTATGAAGCCCGCGTGGTGCACGCGAAGTCAGCGTCGCTGACGTCGATTCTGAATCGCGCCCGGTACCGGATCGACGCGGCCTACTGGAGCGATACCGGACTGCTCGGGGAGCAGGTGGCTGCATTAGTGTCGCGCGACACGGTCGTGGTGCACCGCAAGGGCAAGGACGCGACCAAGGAGGTCGATATCCGGCCGGCGGTCTATGAAGTGAAGCTGACGGATGATGCTCTCGAGTTGTTGCTGGGGATCGGCGAGGGCGGGTATGCGCGGCCCGGCGAGGTCCTGGAGCAGTTGACAGACGGGCTGACCGTGCCGACCGAAGCGGTCACGTGTCACCGCACCGGGTTGTACCGGGTGATCGACGAACAGACCATGGTCGAAGGGCTGCAGGCGTAG